A single Pseudomonadota bacterium DNA region contains:
- a CDS encoding reverse transcriptase family protein yields MEAEWELFKGGIVRCAKETCGMRKVGGRRRKGSEWWNEEMNLVVAEKRRAFECWLRDSNDQTRERYNEKKREVKRKVREMKRRADARWGRSVTENFAQNKKMFWKEVKQLRKEGGKKEETVKDLNGQMLTEGEAVNKRWVEHFEELLNYEDNREARITAVAFEQGVPRMGRSNEALVTKNEVEEALRIMRTGKAAGLDGIPAECLKKGGVAVVEWLVRLLNICFEAGEVPADWRMAAIVPIFKGKGDQHVCGNYRGISLLSMVGKLFGRVLINRIRDGTEDALKDEQCGFRRGRGCVDQIFVVRQGCEKYLAKGKDSFWAFMDLEKAYDRVDRGALWRMLSLYGVGGKLLSAVKSFYVDSRACVRVGDQVSDSFQVKVGLRQGCVMSPWLFNVFMDGVVREVNIRVGERGLGLIEGNGEQEWVINQVLFADDTALVADSEEGLQQLVTEFGRVCDRRKLKVNVGKSKVMRCTRNENGGGLNINLGGERLEEVESFRYLGSQVARNGEIEEEVKFRVGEAGKAMGGMKKIWKTRELGMEVKRGLYESVIVPTALYAAETWGMKTADKKRLDVMEMRCLRSMCGVTRWDRLRNEEIRRRSGVLLELSKRAEQRGLRWFGHVERMDEGRMVKRITGSGVRGVGGRGRPRMGWGEGVRKSLRERGLSVEEGRVRARDRKEWRKFVNA; encoded by the coding sequence GTGGAAGCAGAATGGGAACTCTTTAAAGGGGGGATAGTTAGATGCGCGAAGGAAACATGCGGGATGAGAAAAGTTGGAGGAAGGAGAAGGAAGGGGAGTGAATGGTGGAATGAGGAGATGAACCTAGTAGTGGCAGAAAAAAGGAGGGCTTTTGAGTGTTGGCTGAGAGATAGTAACGACCAAACGCGGGAGAGGTACAATGAGAAAAAGAGGGAGGTGAAGAGGAAGGTGCGGGAGATGAAAAGAAGAGCGGATGCGAGGTGGGGTAGAAGCGTGACGGAAAATTTTGCGCAGAACAAGAAAATGTTCTGGAAGGAGGTGAAACAACTGAGGAAGGAAGGAGGTAAAAAAGAGGAGACAGTGAAGGATCTCAATGGCCAAATGCTCACAGAGGGAGAGGCGGTTAACAAGAGGTGGGTGGAACATTTCGAAGAGCTGCTAAACTACGAGGATAATAGGGAAGCTAGGATAACAGCAGTAGCTTTTGAGCAGGGGGTACCTAGGATGGGTAGGAGTAATGAAGCTCTAGTCACCAAAAATGAAGTAGAGGAAGCCCTAAGGATCATGAGGACAGGGAAGGCAGCGGGATTAGATGGTATACCAGCAGAGTGCCTAAAAAAGGGAGGAGTAGCAGTAGTGGAGTGGCTAGTCAGGTTGCTTAACATATGTTTCGAGGCCGGGGAAGTACCAGCAGATTGGAGGATGGCAGCGATAGTTCCCATATTCAAGGGGAAGGGGGACCAACATGTGTGCGGCAACTATAGGGGAATTAGCCTGCTAAGCATGGTAGGGAAACTTTTTGGGAGAGTGTTGATCAACCGAATAAGGGATGGGACAGAGGATGCTCTGAAGGATGAGCAGTGTGGGTTTAGGAGGGGCAGAGGGTGCGTAGATCAAATATTTGTTGTACGTCAGGGATGCGAAAAATATCTAGCGAAGGGGAAGGACTCTTTCTGGGCCTTTATGGACCTGGAAAAGGCCTACGATAGGGTAGATAGAGGAGCCCTCTGGAGAATGCTGAGCTTGTATGGGGTTGGGGGAAAACTACTGTCAGCAGTTAAGAGCTTTTATGTAGACAGTAGAGCTTGTGTAAGAGTCGGTGATCAAGTTAGTGATAGTTTCCAAGTTAAGGTGGGGCTTAGGCAGGGCTGTGTGATGTCTCCTTGGCTTTTCAATGTGTTCATGGATGGGGTGGTGAGAGAGGTAAACATCAGGGTTGGTGAAAGAGGGCTAGGGCTCATTGAGGGAAACGGGGAACAAGAGTGGGTTATAAATCAGGTTCTTTTTGCTGACGATACTGCGCTCGTGGCCGATTCAGAAGAGGGCCTGCAACAGCTGGTGACGGAATTTGGGAGGGTGTGTGATAGAAGAAAACTTAAAGTAAACGTAGGCAAGAGTAAAGTAATGAGATGTACGAGAAATGAAAATGGGGGAGGGCTAAATATAAACCTAGGTGGAGAGAGGCTAGAGGAGGTGGAGAGTTTTCGGTACCTAGGATCACAAGTGGCAAGGAATGGGGAAATAGAGGAGGAAGTTAAATTTAGAGTAGGGGAAGCGGGGAAAGCTATGGGGGGTATGAAAAAGATTTGGAAGACTAGGGAACTTGGGATGGAAGTCAAAAGAGGGCTGTACGAAAGTGTAATTGTGCCTACAGCGTTGTACGCAGCAGAAACCTGGGGAATGAAAACAGCAGACAAAAAACGCCTGGACGTCATGGAGATGAGATGCTTGAGGAGCATGTGCGGAGTGACAAGATGGGATAGATTAAGAAACGAGGAGATACGTAGGCGTTCAGGGGTTTTGTTGGAGCTGTCCAAGAGAGCAGAACAAAGAGGGTTAAGGTGGTTCGGACATGTGGAAAGGATGGACGAGGGCAGAATGGTAAAGAGAATCACGGGATCAGGGGTTAGGGGGGTGGGAGGGAGGGGGAGACCAAGGATGGGGTGGGGGGAGGGAGTTAGGAAGAGCCTGAGAGAGCGAGGTTTGTCAGTGGAGGAAGGAAGAGTAAGAGCAAGAGATAGGAAGGAGTGGAGAAAGTTCGTAAATGCGTGA